One window from the genome of Cyclobacterium amurskyense encodes:
- a CDS encoding YciI family protein has translation MKEFMMIFRNEKADQPQPSPEQMQAMVKQWQDWIGGIAAQGKFVSTNALGYEGQTINTNGVVSDGPYAEVKEIVGGYIIVKADNLADAVKLSEGCPTLLMGGKVEIRDVMVFN, from the coding sequence ATGAAAGAATTTATGATGATTTTCAGAAATGAGAAAGCTGATCAGCCTCAACCATCCCCAGAGCAAATGCAAGCAATGGTCAAACAATGGCAGGATTGGATTGGAGGAATTGCTGCACAAGGAAAATTCGTTAGCACCAATGCGTTGGGCTATGAAGGCCAAACTATAAATACCAACGGAGTAGTCAGCGATGGACCCTATGCTGAAGTAAAAGAAATCGTTGGTGGTTATATTATTGTAAAAGCCGATAACCTTGCCGATGCTGTTAAACTTTCCGAAGGTTGCCCAACGCTTTTAATGGGCGGAAAGGTTGAAATTAGGGATGTAATGGTATTCAACTGA
- a CDS encoding YfiT family bacillithiol transferase has product MNIQKLKFPIGEYIPNKSPNSDLITKWISEIEDFPAKIENLTHNIPIEKLNWRYRPGGWSLKQVVHHCSDSHMNSFIRFKLALTEDMPIIKPYYEDRWAELIDSKDDDISYSLNLLSGLHKKWIILLKSLTDKQMRLEFIHPEHGEKFNLAETIGNYAWHCNHHLAHIKNAIDSNGKYN; this is encoded by the coding sequence ATGAATATCCAAAAACTCAAATTCCCCATTGGAGAATATATACCCAATAAAAGCCCTAATAGTGATTTAATTACAAAATGGATTAGTGAAATTGAAGATTTCCCAGCTAAGATTGAAAACCTAACCCATAATATCCCCATTGAAAAGCTCAACTGGAGGTATAGACCAGGTGGTTGGTCTTTAAAGCAAGTAGTACACCATTGCAGTGACAGCCATATGAACAGCTTCATTCGATTTAAACTGGCACTAACAGAAGATATGCCAATAATTAAACCCTATTATGAAGACAGGTGGGCTGAATTGATTGATTCGAAAGATGACGACATCAGCTATTCTCTGAATTTATTAAGCGGACTGCATAAAAAATGGATAATTCTTCTAAAAAGCCTTACAGATAAACAAATGAGGTTGGAATTTATACACCCCGAACACGGAGAAAAATTCAATCTGGCAGAAACCATTGGGAATTATGCCTGGCATTGTAACCACCATTTGGCCCATATAAAAAATGCAATTGATTCAAATGGGAAATACAATTAG
- a CDS encoding RNA polymerase sigma factor, with amino-acid sequence MQEKELIPHLFKTEYRKIISVLCKLFGIAHIEIAEDIVNDTFLLASETWGLKGIPEEPTAWLYFVAKNKTRDYFKRTKIFNEKISNDLKHNQSTSYELELDLSEENINDSQLQMLFAVCNPINSNELQIALALRILCGFGVEEISNALLCSKDTINKRLYRAKTALRENNIDLSFPSNSSLENRLDNVLSILYLLFNEGYYSSTSSNSLSKDLCLEAMRLLYILTENEKTNVPRANALMALFCFHSSRFDARLDQSGQQVIYKEQDKTKWDAELIQKGETYLRYSAKSEQISKYHLEAGIAFWHSRIKVAEKDKWNNILQFYNRLLLIEYSPITALNRTYALAMAESKVTALKEALKIDLKKNHLYHSLLAELYNGIDPKKQTEHLDLAIKLAKNENDKLFLISKREKAKS; translated from the coding sequence ATGCAAGAAAAGGAACTCATTCCTCATTTATTCAAAACAGAGTACAGGAAAATCATTTCTGTACTCTGTAAATTGTTTGGAATAGCCCACATTGAAATCGCGGAGGACATTGTTAATGATACTTTTCTTTTGGCAAGCGAAACTTGGGGACTTAAGGGTATTCCTGAAGAGCCTACAGCTTGGTTGTATTTTGTTGCCAAAAACAAAACGAGGGATTATTTCAAGAGAACAAAAATTTTCAACGAGAAAATATCCAACGACCTAAAGCACAATCAATCAACCAGCTACGAATTGGAGCTTGACCTTTCGGAAGAAAACATCAATGACAGCCAATTACAAATGTTATTTGCTGTTTGCAATCCTATTAATAGCAATGAATTACAAATCGCTCTTGCCTTAAGAATACTTTGTGGTTTTGGCGTGGAAGAAATTTCCAATGCCTTATTATGTTCAAAGGATACAATCAACAAAAGACTCTATAGGGCAAAAACAGCTTTGCGGGAAAACAATATAGACTTGTCCTTTCCCTCGAACTCAAGTCTGGAAAACAGGTTGGACAATGTGCTTTCAATATTATACCTCCTATTTAATGAGGGCTATTATTCCTCCACATCTTCCAATTCACTCAGTAAAGACCTATGTTTGGAAGCAATGCGCCTACTCTACATCCTGACCGAAAATGAGAAAACCAATGTCCCAAGAGCGAACGCATTGATGGCATTATTCTGTTTTCATTCATCGAGATTTGACGCAAGGCTTGATCAGTCCGGACAGCAGGTCATCTATAAAGAACAGGACAAAACAAAGTGGGACGCTGAGCTAATTCAAAAAGGCGAAACTTACCTTCGCTATTCAGCAAAAAGCGAACAGATATCAAAATATCATTTGGAGGCAGGGATAGCTTTTTGGCATTCAAGAATAAAAGTGGCCGAAAAAGATAAATGGAATAACATTCTACAATTTTACAACCGTCTACTGCTAATCGAATACTCACCCATTACGGCCTTAAACAGGACCTATGCTTTGGCTATGGCTGAAAGTAAGGTGACGGCATTGAAGGAAGCTCTGAAAATAGACTTAAAGAAGAACCATCTTTACCATTCCCTTCTAGCTGAGTTATACAATGGAATAGATCCGAAAAAGCAAACGGAGCATTTGGACTTGGCAATAAAACTGGCTAAAAACGAAAACGACAAGCTATTTTTAATAAGTAAACGTGAAAAAGCCAAGAGCTAG